The DNA region CCAGGGCACACAGTCACTCCAGCTCCCAGCCAGCAGTCGTTCCCTATAGTGACGGGTTTCGCCCATTCTTTCCCCTTTAGACCATTTCTCTCTTCAGGACTGACGGGATGAGCAGGAGTGAGAATCTGGACATTTGGGCCCAGCATTGTACGTGAACCTATTTTGACTATAGCGTTGTGTCATTACAGGGTCAGATCATGTCTCTGTAAAGAAGTCGTGGAACAGATAAAAACTCACTAGGACAGACATCAAGCAAGGTGCAATTCGCGCCAATAAACACCTCCTCACCAATGGTGATGTTGAATCCCTGAGATGTCAGCTCCACATTGGTTTGTCACCACTCACATATTCGCAAAAGAATCCTTGAGCTATCCAGACTTGATCCCCCATATATATAAAGTCTCTCATCGCCTTCATCCTAGGTTCCATATCGATTATTTGATTAATCTCCCAAACTTCCCTTGCTTGAGCATCTCGAATACGACCTATGTATGAATCCCATGAATGATACGGTCGCCCCGCGAGCATCTGCGAGAGCTCTTCCGGGTTCTCATCCTCGCTTGGTGGAGAGATTCGAGAATTGCTCTGATGAGGTAGAATCATTTTGA from Cryptococcus neoformans var. neoformans B-3501A chromosome 4, whole genome shotgun sequence includes:
- a CDS encoding hypothetical protein (Similar to gi|37677321|ref|NP_937717.1| acetyltransferase [Vibrio vulnificus YJ016], FASTA scores: opt: 514, E(): 2e-27, (40.000% identity (71.000% similar) in 200 aa overlap (5-203:6-204)); HMMPfam hit to Hexapep, Bacterial transferase hexapeptide (three repeats), score: 52.5, E(): 1.2e-12); protein product: MILPHQSNSRISPPSEDENPEELSQMLAGRPYHSWDSYIGRIRDAQAREVWEINQIIDMEPRMKAMRDFIYMGDQVWIAQGFFCEYGFNITIGEEVFIGANCTLLDVCPIKIGSRTMLGPNVQILTPAHPVSPEERNGLKGKEWAKPVTIGNDCWLGAGVTVCPGVTIGDGVTLGAASVVTKDVPSRSLVVGNPGRVIKEIKADGTLEPAC